One Nicotiana sylvestris chromosome 12, ASM39365v2, whole genome shotgun sequence genomic window carries:
- the LOC138883788 gene encoding uncharacterized protein, with protein MVGEKVLLMVSPMKGVMRFGKKGNLSPQFIGPFEVLRRIGEVAYEIVLPPSLLSVHMVFHVSMLRKYIGDLSHILDFSTVQFDGDLTYNVEPVAILERQVRKLRSKDITSVKV; from the coding sequence atggttggggagaaggttctactgatggtttcacccatgaagggtgttatgagatttgggaagaagggtaattTGAGTCcccagttcattgggccttttgaggtgcttcggaggattggggaggtggcttatgagattgTTTTGCCACCAAGCTTATTGAGTGTGCatatggtatttcatgtttctatgctccgaaagtatattggcgatctgtctcatattttggatttcagcacggttcagttcgACGGTGATTTGAcctataatgtggagccagtggctattttggagcgtcaggttcgaaagttgagatcaaaggatataacttcagtgaaagtgtag